One Jeotgalibaca porci genomic region harbors:
- a CDS encoding carbohydrate ABC transporter permease, which translates to MKHRRTAAALSFIPGGGQLYNKQWLKALIFFLTTAAFILVFFDLLNMGLWGIVTLGVETPRDNSVFLLAEGILSLIVLAFGIGLYYLNIRDAYANGKRRDNGLPVQNLKDNYHNLINQGYPYLISGPALILLIFSVVFPILFSFALAFTNYDLYHSPPANLFDWVGLQTFKQIFTVNIWRRTFFDVLSWTVVWTLFASTLQITLGVFLAVLVNQKELHFKKLIRTIFVLPWAVPGFVTILVFAGMFNNSFGAINNDILAFFKISPVMWMTDATWTRVALIIIQGWLGFPYIFTVSTGVLQSIPDDLYEAANMDGATALQKFRNITLPVILTAMAPTLITQYTFNFNNFNIIYLFNGGGPAVAGSTAGGTDILVSWIYKLTMQSSQYAIAAALTILLSVFVITIAMWQFRRTNSFKGGE; encoded by the coding sequence ATGAAACATAGACGAACTGCTGCTGCCCTCTCTTTTATTCCAGGAGGAGGGCAGCTTTATAATAAACAATGGTTAAAAGCCTTAATTTTCTTTCTAACAACTGCTGCTTTTATCCTTGTATTCTTTGATTTACTGAATATGGGATTATGGGGCATTGTGACGTTAGGTGTAGAGACACCACGTGATAATTCTGTTTTTCTATTAGCTGAAGGAATATTATCACTTATTGTTTTAGCCTTTGGTATTGGCTTGTATTATCTGAATATCCGTGATGCGTATGCGAACGGAAAGCGCCGTGACAACGGCTTGCCCGTTCAAAATTTAAAAGACAATTATCATAACTTGATTAATCAAGGGTATCCGTATTTAATCAGTGGACCGGCTCTTATATTACTTATTTTTTCAGTTGTTTTTCCAATTTTATTTAGTTTTGCGCTCGCGTTTACAAATTATGACTTGTATCACTCGCCGCCTGCTAATTTGTTTGATTGGGTAGGATTACAGACTTTTAAACAAATATTTACGGTAAATATTTGGCGCCGAACATTTTTCGATGTTCTATCATGGACCGTCGTCTGGACGTTATTCGCATCCACATTACAAATTACATTGGGTGTTTTTCTAGCCGTTTTAGTGAATCAAAAAGAACTGCACTTTAAGAAGTTAATACGGACGATTTTTGTTTTACCGTGGGCTGTACCAGGATTCGTAACTATCTTAGTTTTTGCAGGGATGTTTAATAACAGTTTTGGAGCAATTAACAATGATATTTTGGCATTTTTCAAAATCAGTCCCGTCATGTGGATGACAGATGCGACGTGGACACGGGTTGCTTTGATTATCATTCAAGGGTGGTTGGGATTCCCGTATATCTTTACCGTTTCAACGGGTGTGTTGCAATCAATTCCCGATGATTTGTATGAAGCAGCCAACATGGATGGAGCAACGGCTTTACAAAAATTCCGCAACATTACCTTACCCGTTATTTTAACGGCGATGGCTCCTACTTTGATTACGCAATACACGTTTAATTTTAACAACTTTAATATTATTTACTTGTTCAATGGCGGAGGTCCGGCTGTAGCAGGATCAACGGCAGGTGGAACGGATATTTTAGTTTCCTGGATTTACAAATTAACGATGCAGTCCAGTCAATATGCAATAGCTGCAGCATTGACGATTCTTCTTTCTGTCTTTGTTATCACGATTGCAATGTGGCAATTTAGAAGAACGAATAGTTTTAAAGGAGGCGAATAA
- a CDS encoding extracellular solute-binding protein, with amino-acid sequence MVKTSKWLLAASAGLLLAACGPGESTTEESVADTGNGSDERQTLLVWEDIEKSNGIEEAIAAFEEEYNVDVEVVEKAYASQIEDLRLDGPGGTGPDVLTMPGDQIGTAVVEGLLAPLSTTEEVQGIYTDVAMNSQKVDGTVYGLPKAVETTILYYNKEIISEEELPTTLEGWYDLSKELTNGDNYGLLALWDQIYYAQSLISGYGGYIFGQDADGNYDTTDLGLNNDRAVEAVEYISTWYEEGLFPSGMIGEQAINVLDSLFAEGKAAAVISGPWNLGPYSDAGIDYGVVSFPTLPNGNPMSAFVGVKSYNVSSYSKNKELAQAFVEFITNEENSLKRYEITKEVPAVTVLAENETIAQDPAAQAVAEQSQNSELTPSIPEMAEVWLPVDSALQTVATKQQTAKEALDTAVQTIKDQIQANHGGN; translated from the coding sequence ATGGTAAAAACATCTAAATGGTTATTGGCTGCAAGTGCAGGATTATTATTAGCTGCCTGTGGGCCAGGTGAATCAACAACTGAAGAGTCAGTTGCTGACACTGGCAATGGATCTGATGAGCGTCAAACGTTACTCGTGTGGGAAGATATTGAAAAATCTAATGGTATTGAAGAGGCAATTGCTGCCTTTGAAGAAGAATATAATGTAGATGTCGAAGTTGTAGAAAAAGCGTATGCTTCTCAAATTGAAGACTTGCGTTTGGATGGACCTGGTGGAACAGGCCCCGATGTATTGACCATGCCAGGAGATCAGATTGGTACCGCAGTTGTTGAAGGGTTATTAGCTCCTCTTTCGACAACAGAAGAAGTTCAAGGTATTTATACCGATGTTGCAATGAACTCTCAAAAAGTGGATGGAACAGTTTACGGACTTCCTAAAGCAGTGGAAACGACCATTCTTTATTACAACAAAGAGATCATTTCAGAAGAAGAACTGCCTACAACATTAGAAGGTTGGTACGATTTATCTAAAGAACTGACAAACGGTGATAACTATGGACTATTGGCATTGTGGGATCAAATTTATTATGCACAAAGTTTGATAAGTGGTTATGGCGGCTATATTTTTGGCCAAGATGCGGATGGAAATTATGATACAACGGATCTTGGTTTAAACAATGACCGAGCAGTTGAGGCTGTTGAGTATATTTCTACTTGGTATGAAGAAGGACTATTTCCGTCAGGTATGATTGGAGAGCAAGCGATCAATGTTTTAGACTCTTTATTTGCTGAAGGAAAAGCGGCGGCTGTTATTTCTGGTCCATGGAATTTAGGACCTTATAGTGATGCAGGAATTGATTACGGAGTTGTATCTTTCCCGACACTTCCAAACGGTAACCCGATGAGTGCGTTTGTTGGCGTGAAAAGCTATAACGTTTCAAGCTACTCCAAAAATAAAGAGCTCGCACAAGCATTTGTTGAATTTATTACGAATGAAGAAAACTCTTTAAAACGTTATGAAATAACAAAAGAAGTTCCTGCAGTAACGGTACTAGCTGAGAACGAAACCATTGCACAGGATCCAGCTGCTCAAGCAGTAGCAGAGCAAAGTCAAAACTCTGAATTAACACCAAGTATTCCAGAAATGGCAGAAGTTTGGTTGCCAGTAGATTCTGCTCTCCAGACAGTTGCAACTAAACAGCAAACAGCTAAAGAAGCGCTGGATACTGCTGTCCAAACTATTAAAGACCAAATCCAAGCGAACCATGGTGGTAACTAA
- a CDS encoding LacI family DNA-binding transcriptional regulator produces the protein MATLKDIADKSGYSIATVSRVLSNDQSLSVTDQTRKKIYEIAAQLNYRRKIVRPEVKNIVFLYWLTDVEELEDIYFKTMRKNIERIANDYHVNLSVLKVKEGIESVPQNTEGFIAVGSFLKAELEYLHTITPNGVFLDATPDPEYDSVRPDLVGTTKNAIKYLRELGHEKIGFIGGTYFNPDTKENEPDIREVTFREEMQKNGLMDSDFILTRRRFSIDTGFHLMKQIIETRKKDMPTAFFVAADPIAIGVLQALNQYNISVPERVSVVSINNISVTKYVSPPLTTFAVDIPELSRLAVELLIERVLRNRHATKTIYLGTELVERASAFPLNE, from the coding sequence ATGGCCACATTAAAAGATATAGCAGATAAATCAGGCTATTCCATTGCAACAGTCTCTCGTGTACTTTCGAACGATCAATCCCTTTCCGTTACAGATCAAACGCGTAAAAAAATATACGAGATAGCTGCACAGTTGAATTATCGACGAAAAATCGTCCGTCCTGAAGTTAAGAATATTGTTTTTTTATACTGGTTGACAGATGTTGAAGAATTGGAAGATATCTACTTTAAAACGATGCGAAAAAACATTGAAAGAATAGCAAATGATTACCACGTGAACCTTTCAGTGTTGAAAGTTAAGGAAGGAATCGAAAGTGTACCTCAGAATACAGAAGGTTTTATTGCGGTGGGGTCATTTTTGAAAGCGGAACTTGAATACTTACACACTATTACACCGAACGGAGTGTTCTTAGATGCAACCCCCGATCCAGAGTATGATTCAGTACGTCCCGATTTAGTTGGAACAACTAAAAACGCTATTAAATATTTACGTGAATTAGGACATGAGAAGATTGGTTTTATTGGCGGGACTTACTTTAATCCTGATACTAAGGAAAACGAACCAGATATTCGTGAAGTTACTTTCCGTGAAGAAATGCAAAAAAACGGTCTTATGGATAGTGATTTTATTCTAACCAGACGTCGTTTCTCAATTGATACGGGTTTTCATTTAATGAAACAGATAATTGAAACGCGTAAAAAAGATATGCCGACAGCGTTTTTTGTTGCTGCTGACCCCATCGCAATTGGTGTTTTACAAGCGCTGAATCAGTATAATATCTCCGTTCCTGAAAGAGTAAGTGTTGTAAGTATCAATAACATTAGCGTAACAAAATACGTCTCGCCGCCGCTTACGACATTTGCTGTCGATATTCCTGAATTGAGCCGTTTGGCGGTAGAACTTTTAATCGAACGTGTCCTCCGTAATCGCCATGCCACGAAAACAATTTACTTAGGAACAGAATTGGTGGAGCGCGCAAGTGCGTTTCCGTTAAATGAATAG